The Pseudoalteromonas translucida KMM 520 genome has a window encoding:
- a CDS encoding 5-carboxymethyl-2-hydroxymuconate Delta-isomerase, with protein sequence MPHIIIEHSEDLPVLPQVLVEKIHNAAFQSNLFDLETIKTRAISYQQYLLGAGRSGFIHIAVHILAGRSIEQKQMLSEQLLECLKTYCRASDSLSVNIYDIEHEIYRKN encoded by the coding sequence ATGCCGCACATTATTATTGAACACTCAGAAGACCTCCCTGTATTACCACAAGTACTTGTAGAAAAAATTCACAACGCCGCTTTCCAAAGTAATCTATTTGATTTAGAAACCATAAAAACACGCGCTATTTCCTATCAGCAATATCTACTGGGCGCAGGCAGGTCGGGGTTTATACATATCGCGGTACACATTTTGGCAGGGCGTTCTATTGAGCAAAAACAAATGTTAAGTGAGCAACTACTTGAGTGTTTAAAAACCTATTGCAGAGCATCAGACAGCTTAAGCGTTAATATTTACGATATTGAACATGAGATCTACCGCAAAAATTAA
- a CDS encoding gamma-glutamylcyclotransferase family protein: MSLYNFSFGSNMSSHRLLARLPNAKRIGTAVLQGYELTFDMYFKDGSGKCSISPSDAEDALVYGVVYQISDAEKVILDGIEGAGYDCVNITVKLLSGEDVNAHCYIANTHDSEALPYDWYIKHVHRGALEAGVPKAYSDAILNRAQKSDSNLERAEIEFAVHQK, from the coding sequence ATGTCGCTTTATAATTTTTCGTTTGGTTCTAACATGTCGTCTCATCGCTTGCTGGCGCGCCTACCTAATGCTAAGCGTATTGGTACTGCAGTATTACAAGGCTATGAGCTAACCTTTGATATGTATTTTAAAGATGGCTCAGGTAAATGCAGTATCAGCCCAAGTGATGCAGAAGATGCGTTAGTTTATGGAGTTGTTTATCAGATAAGTGACGCCGAAAAAGTCATTTTAGATGGTATAGAAGGTGCAGGTTACGACTGCGTAAATATAACCGTAAAGCTTTTAAGCGGCGAAGACGTTAACGCTCATTGCTATATTGCCAATACCCACGATAGTGAAGCGCTACCCTACGACTGGTACATTAAACACGTTCATCGCGGCGCACTTGAAGCCGGCGTTCCAAAAGCATACAGTGATGCAATATTAAACCGCGCGCAAAAAAGCGACAGCAACCTAGAACGTGCTGAAATTGAATTTGCAGTACATCAAAAATAA
- a CDS encoding CreA family protein, whose translation MKYLKVSFLLAGMLTLTACSDDVASVSLGLFTTKDVIVNSQQDPLVTGVTCHISHIEANLDFSDPSDMSISCRQTGVITAEQLQQIDRSKSGEVVFKSSKSILFKSLKVRRIYDAKAHTLLYLSYSTKESTGSHHHALSTVPLYNTQAWQWALGQERE comes from the coding sequence ATGAAGTATTTAAAAGTCAGCTTTTTACTCGCGGGTATGCTTACCTTAACAGCGTGCTCAGATGATGTTGCCTCTGTAAGCCTTGGACTATTTACCACCAAGGATGTAATTGTAAATTCGCAACAAGACCCTTTAGTTACAGGGGTAACGTGCCATATTAGCCATATTGAAGCTAATTTAGATTTTTCAGACCCTTCTGATATGTCAATTTCGTGTCGGCAAACTGGGGTTATTACCGCAGAGCAATTGCAGCAGATTGATCGGAGTAAATCTGGGGAAGTGGTATTTAAATCATCTAAAAGTATTTTATTTAAATCATTAAAAGTGCGTCGTATTTACGATGCTAAAGCACATACCTTATTGTATTTGTCGTACTCGACTAAAGAGTCTACGGGGAGTCATCATCATGCGTTATCTACTGTACCATTATACAATACACAAGCATGGCAATGGGCGCTTGGGCAAGAGCGAGAGTAA
- a CDS encoding LysE family translocator codes for MNYLDEFLLIAVAHFFAVASPGPDFSVVLKQSVQQGRRNALWTSAGVGAAILLHVAYCVLGVALILTQSPKVFMGLKYLAGAYLAYLGVQALRAAKPGANLTDDIANKTVPAEPVWFAFRRGFLTNALNPKATLFFMSLFTLVISPTTPTIVQVGYGVYMALATWAWFSMLSIVLCKTKVRSFFQRSGYWFDRCIGVILIALAIRVVI; via the coding sequence GTGAATTACTTAGACGAATTTTTACTGATTGCCGTAGCGCACTTTTTTGCAGTAGCAAGCCCTGGGCCCGATTTTTCAGTGGTATTAAAGCAAAGTGTACAGCAAGGTAGGCGCAATGCACTTTGGACTAGTGCAGGTGTTGGTGCGGCTATTTTATTACACGTAGCTTATTGTGTGTTAGGTGTGGCACTTATTTTAACGCAGTCGCCCAAGGTGTTTATGGGGCTTAAATATTTGGCCGGTGCCTATTTAGCTTATTTGGGAGTGCAAGCACTGCGAGCAGCCAAACCGGGGGCAAATCTAACTGATGATATTGCCAACAAAACGGTGCCAGCCGAGCCTGTTTGGTTTGCCTTTCGGCGCGGTTTTTTAACCAATGCATTAAACCCCAAAGCCACCTTGTTTTTTATGTCATTATTTACTCTAGTCATAAGCCCAACCACCCCTACAATAGTGCAAGTAGGTTATGGCGTTTATATGGCGCTGGCTACCTGGGCGTGGTTTTCAATGTTATCAATAGTGCTTTGTAAAACCAAGGTACGTAGTTTTTTCCAGCGCAGTGGTTATTGGTTTGACCGTTGCATTGGCGTTATTTTAATAGCTTTGGCTATTCGTGTTGTAATTTAA
- a CDS encoding TonB-dependent receptor domain-containing protein produces the protein MSNIATKKCTLALAITACLSGQAFANDAEIERQSIAKKTDVVIQEEPEKITVTGSRLKRDSFSVTTPLVTMDRSAIQDTGLGNLSDVLVDNMPALSQSIGNTTSQSSISGTGLSTVQLRSLGANRTLTLIDGRRVVSNSYGGNYVSLNTIPSGMVERVEIISGGASATYGADAVAGVVNIITQSKKEGFEFQARGGETTSGGGKEFTLDVNYGTSFGNDRGYVYVSTNWDRDFGMSFYDRDRAQVEAAHRYNDDLMCNQMLTADGYQCMSGITQADWKSKSDGTLGGVFLESSRNDTQFWYDGQTLRDDWKGNEEIYGINSQQYVMLDVPSDNLSTAVKIDFDITDDITSYFQLQYSKSGSFNSKSPEDEYENASVPRYDPVTGDPIADIAPGYIPIDNPYVPQEIIDSNPYKDRIYWDRRFGEVGNISTDNDRTTVRTWAGLQGTMFNGDWDWDVSAGYGQFKQHQIRSNELNTVRVNQALQAERLPDGTIQCKDADARAEGCVALNLFGEGSITPAMADWIRTNPVIDTKIQQYTVMGYITGDLFEMPAGSVSAVFGGEYRKDSQSLDTSDDMKAGGITFNVVPSFQGEVEVYEAFAELAIPLLKDAPLAKSLSAETSLRLANYSMENISTVASYKLGLLWQPIEGYMVRANYARAQRAPTITELMSPPRGDFDSYDDICDGLTATSTKPGHANCRLEPTLAQKLADDPNFEFESEDNNYSPNTGNPNLKEETADTYTFGVTLSPEYFGGFNLAIDYYDIAIVDAIDEISNENIMRECYASDAAWGDSNEYCNDITRNEEGNIIKVLQREYNLDELTARGYDVVATYKFDIGSYGSIKLKADYNHVIENSQTYEGLDGNAVTTQYAGYGSTKDKAAMSIIWSMDELRVRWRTNYLGSFKASQEDENDYIEYTAANDERCAAGETSCVVNPESLAYQDYGSYLKHSLSASYTMALTPKSDLRVFGGVNNVFDDKGAFYPSGRGNYYSGYGGGAGRYIYLGAQYSF, from the coding sequence GTGAGTAATATAGCAACTAAAAAGTGCACATTAGCATTAGCGATTACCGCTTGTTTATCAGGCCAAGCATTTGCAAATGACGCAGAAATTGAGCGTCAATCTATCGCTAAAAAAACGGATGTAGTAATTCAAGAAGAGCCAGAAAAAATTACCGTAACCGGCTCTCGTTTAAAGCGCGATAGTTTTTCAGTGACAACTCCCTTGGTAACCATGGACCGCTCTGCAATACAAGATACTGGATTAGGCAATTTATCTGATGTGTTGGTCGATAATATGCCTGCGCTTAGCCAAAGTATTGGTAATACGACTAGTCAGTCAAGTATATCTGGCACGGGCCTTTCAACGGTGCAATTACGTTCATTAGGGGCTAATCGTACACTGACCTTGATAGATGGCCGTCGTGTGGTATCAAATAGTTACGGTGGTAACTATGTTAGCCTTAATACTATTCCCAGCGGTATGGTTGAGCGAGTAGAGATTATTAGTGGTGGGGCGTCAGCTACTTATGGTGCCGATGCGGTGGCTGGAGTAGTAAATATTATTACTCAGTCTAAAAAAGAAGGTTTTGAATTTCAAGCACGTGGCGGCGAAACCACCAGTGGTGGCGGTAAAGAGTTTACGCTAGATGTAAACTACGGTACTTCGTTTGGTAACGACCGTGGTTATGTTTATGTTAGCACTAACTGGGATCGTGATTTTGGGATGAGCTTTTACGACCGAGACCGTGCACAAGTAGAGGCTGCGCACCGTTATAACGATGACCTAATGTGTAACCAAATGCTGACTGCAGATGGTTATCAATGCATGAGTGGCATAACCCAGGCAGATTGGAAAAGTAAAAGTGATGGCACCCTAGGTGGCGTATTTTTAGAAAGCAGCCGTAACGATACTCAGTTTTGGTACGACGGCCAAACACTTCGTGATGACTGGAAAGGTAACGAAGAAATTTACGGCATTAACTCACAGCAATACGTGATGCTAGATGTACCGAGCGATAACTTATCAACGGCGGTAAAAATTGATTTTGATATTACCGACGATATTACAAGTTACTTTCAGTTGCAATATAGTAAAAGTGGCTCGTTTAACAGTAAGTCGCCTGAAGATGAATACGAAAATGCATCAGTACCGCGTTACGATCCGGTAACCGGCGACCCAATTGCAGATATTGCACCGGGTTATATACCGATAGATAACCCGTATGTACCGCAAGAAATTATCGATAGTAACCCATACAAAGATCGCATTTATTGGGACCGCCGTTTTGGTGAAGTAGGTAACATTAGCACAGATAATGATCGTACCACGGTTCGTACTTGGGCTGGATTACAAGGTACCATGTTTAATGGCGATTGGGACTGGGATGTATCTGCAGGGTATGGTCAATTTAAACAACATCAAATACGCAGTAATGAGTTAAACACAGTGCGTGTTAATCAGGCGCTGCAAGCTGAAAGACTTCCCGATGGTACTATTCAATGTAAAGATGCAGATGCTCGCGCCGAAGGTTGTGTTGCACTTAACTTATTTGGTGAAGGGTCTATTACTCCAGCAATGGCTGATTGGATCCGTACTAATCCAGTGATCGATACTAAAATTCAGCAGTACACGGTAATGGGTTATATCACTGGTGATTTATTTGAAATGCCGGCAGGGAGTGTGTCTGCAGTATTTGGTGGTGAATACCGTAAAGATTCACAAAGCCTAGATACTAGCGATGATATGAAAGCCGGCGGTATTACCTTTAACGTAGTACCTTCGTTTCAAGGTGAAGTAGAAGTGTATGAAGCGTTTGCTGAGCTGGCAATACCTTTATTAAAAGATGCGCCACTGGCTAAAAGTTTATCTGCTGAAACCTCGTTGCGCTTAGCTAATTACAGTATGGAAAATATTAGTACCGTAGCTAGCTATAAGTTAGGTTTGTTATGGCAGCCAATTGAAGGCTATATGGTGCGTGCTAACTATGCACGAGCACAACGTGCACCTACAATTACTGAGCTGATGTCACCACCTCGCGGCGATTTTGATTCGTACGATGATATTTGTGATGGATTAACGGCTACATCTACTAAGCCGGGACATGCTAATTGTCGTTTAGAGCCTACGTTAGCGCAAAAGTTAGCAGATGATCCTAACTTTGAGTTTGAAAGTGAAGATAATAACTACTCGCCAAATACGGGTAACCCAAACTTAAAAGAAGAAACAGCAGATACTTACACCTTTGGTGTGACCTTATCACCGGAGTATTTTGGTGGTTTTAATCTAGCTATTGATTACTACGATATTGCTATTGTTGATGCAATTGACGAAATTAGTAACGAAAATATTATGCGTGAATGTTATGCCTCTGACGCAGCGTGGGGCGATAGCAACGAATACTGTAATGATATTACCCGTAACGAAGAGGGGAATATTATAAAAGTACTACAAAGAGAGTATAACTTAGATGAGTTAACTGCTCGTGGGTACGACGTAGTAGCCACTTATAAGTTTGATATTGGTAGTTACGGTAGCATTAAGTTAAAAGCCGATTACAACCATGTAATTGAAAATTCACAAACATATGAAGGTCTTGATGGCAACGCTGTAACTACTCAATATGCAGGATACGGCAGCACTAAAGATAAAGCTGCTATGTCAATCATATGGAGTATGGATGAGTTACGCGTACGTTGGCGCACCAATTACTTAGGCTCGTTTAAAGCAAGCCAAGAAGATGAAAACGATTATATTGAATACACGGCTGCAAACGATGAACGCTGTGCTGCGGGTGAAACAAGTTGCGTAGTTAACCCAGAGTCACTTGCGTACCAAGACTACGGCTCATACTTAAAACACAGTTTATCGGCGTCATATACTATGGCATTAACACCTAAAAGTGATTTACGTGTTTTTGGTGGTGTAAATAACGTATTTGACGATAAAGGCGCATTTTATCCAAGTGGCCGTGGTAATTACTACAGTGGTTACGGCGGTGGTGCAGGGCGTTATATTTATTTAGGTGCGCAATACAGCTTTTAA
- a CDS encoding winged helix-turn-helix domain-containing protein codes for MKTKSPFSVGNCHVSPFENKLNHADNECILQPKFIELLCFLTECYPHAVTREELIDNVWDGNQFVGEKALTNAIWHLRKAFKELDPSNTYIETLRKTGYRLAQPPRFTTADESAQKNNNTPKTKYLYPFILSVLLIIIICGSYLYSLKMPPTSKQHVADIRLYEHIETITTSPGRELFPAISNDNHFLVYSWRRPGFKANLYLRDLYMPEQAAVALTDTPFIEGRAVFSHDREQLFYYQRGAGSSCKIIKYTLANAKKVTLGECGNRLSTDLDINATDSQLVFISGNKNSQVNQTQLNLVDLHSSPHAITQVPCPNNCQFYDESVVYSPDGKQLVVSRNLPSGFEELFLVDINTGSAQQLTSGFVEIKGVDWHPKKDLLVFSGIKKGKRQGYFYNFTTKTLTNAHVDGLSYPEYAQDGSLYFHQWNTDSALMRVATNNAVASSPFPILSTHFNTRFPDYNERSGKLAFISNESGSKELWVANKDGTARKQLTQLKTNIYSPIWSPSGRYIAFVVAKRGEHAFYVYDFNSQTSTALTTNFSSHGKPSWSHDSTNVLVSDGEHVFRFDLKGNNLGQVIKQSTLYAYEDKQGALIFANPDAKQLWIKPPGSENAQLLVASINLSNHTSWYYQEGETQALSRVYYFNVAQGDYRLSYYDFASASHHDIIRLPERSFSRTSGLTYIATAGWLIYTSYKSPQIDIKRIDAKYLP; via the coding sequence ATGAAAACTAAGTCGCCATTTTCAGTAGGAAACTGCCACGTTTCTCCATTTGAAAATAAGCTAAACCATGCTGACAATGAATGTATTTTACAACCTAAATTTATTGAACTACTTTGTTTTCTAACCGAATGCTATCCACACGCCGTTACTCGCGAAGAATTAATTGATAACGTGTGGGATGGTAATCAATTTGTGGGCGAAAAAGCCCTGACTAATGCTATTTGGCACTTACGAAAAGCATTTAAAGAGCTCGACCCTAGTAATACCTATATAGAAACATTGCGTAAAACAGGTTATCGCCTAGCACAACCTCCTCGCTTTACTACAGCTGATGAATCTGCTCAAAAAAATAACAATACACCTAAAACAAAGTACCTTTACCCTTTTATCCTCAGTGTTTTATTAATCATTATTATCTGTGGCAGCTATTTATACTCTTTAAAAATGCCACCAACGAGCAAGCAACACGTAGCAGATATCCGCCTTTATGAACATATAGAAACTATTACAACAAGCCCTGGCCGTGAGTTATTTCCTGCCATATCGAACGATAATCATTTTTTAGTTTATTCTTGGCGCCGCCCAGGTTTCAAAGCTAACTTATACTTACGCGATCTATATATGCCAGAACAAGCTGCCGTTGCCTTAACAGACACCCCTTTTATAGAAGGGCGCGCCGTTTTTAGTCATGACCGTGAGCAGCTATTTTATTATCAACGCGGCGCAGGCAGCAGTTGTAAAATTATAAAATATACGCTCGCAAACGCAAAAAAAGTAACCCTTGGTGAATGTGGTAATCGCCTCAGTACCGATTTAGATATCAACGCTACAGATAGCCAATTAGTATTTATTAGCGGCAATAAAAATAGCCAAGTAAATCAAACTCAGCTTAATTTAGTCGATTTACACTCAAGCCCGCATGCAATCACACAAGTGCCTTGCCCTAATAATTGCCAGTTTTATGATGAGTCTGTGGTGTATTCACCCGATGGCAAGCAACTCGTTGTATCGCGTAATCTACCATCCGGGTTTGAAGAGCTATTTTTAGTCGATATTAATACCGGCAGTGCCCAACAGTTAACATCTGGGTTTGTTGAAATTAAAGGTGTTGATTGGCACCCTAAAAAAGATTTACTGGTGTTTTCAGGGATTAAAAAAGGTAAACGACAAGGCTATTTTTATAATTTCACCACTAAAACACTAACAAACGCCCACGTAGACGGCTTAAGCTACCCTGAGTATGCACAAGATGGGAGCCTATACTTTCATCAGTGGAATACTGATTCAGCATTAATGCGAGTAGCAACTAATAACGCAGTGGCAAGTTCACCCTTCCCCATTTTATCTACGCACTTTAATACTCGCTTTCCTGATTATAATGAACGCAGCGGTAAGTTAGCATTTATATCGAATGAATCTGGATCTAAAGAGCTTTGGGTAGCAAATAAAGATGGTACCGCTCGCAAGCAATTAACTCAGTTAAAAACGAATATTTACAGCCCTATTTGGTCTCCAAGCGGACGCTACATTGCGTTTGTAGTAGCAAAAAGAGGCGAGCATGCCTTTTACGTTTATGATTTTAACTCGCAAACCAGTACCGCATTAACAACCAATTTTAGTAGCCATGGTAAACCCAGTTGGTCGCATGATAGCACCAACGTATTAGTATCAGATGGTGAGCATGTATTTCGTTTTGATTTAAAAGGAAACAACCTAGGACAAGTGATTAAACAATCCACCTTATATGCCTATGAAGATAAGCAAGGTGCGCTTATATTTGCCAACCCCGACGCCAAGCAACTCTGGATCAAGCCCCCTGGTAGCGAAAATGCGCAACTCCTCGTTGCGTCTATTAATTTATCTAACCATACATCCTGGTACTACCAAGAAGGCGAAACACAAGCACTGTCACGCGTGTATTACTTTAATGTAGCGCAGGGCGACTATCGCTTAAGTTACTATGACTTTGCCTCAGCGAGTCATCACGACATAATACGCCTACCTGAGCGTTCATTTAGCAGAACATCTGGCTTAACTTATATTGCTACCGCTGGTTGGTTAATTTATACCTCTTATAAATCTCCGCAAATAGATATTAAGCGAATAGATGCAAAGTATTTACCCTGA